A single region of the Dendropsophus ebraccatus isolate aDenEbr1 unplaced genomic scaffold, aDenEbr1.pat pat_scaffold_318_ctg1, whole genome shotgun sequence genome encodes:
- the MRPL33 gene encoding large ribosomal subunit protein bL33m yields the protein MFLTCVNFAKGKSKVLLVQMISAAGTGYSFNTRRNKLKDKLVLRKYDPIVKQHVLFHEKRKIRSI from the exons ATGTTTCTCACCTGTGTGAATT TTGCCAAGGGAAAATCCAA GGTGCTCTTGGTACAGATGATCAGTGCAGCTGGAACTGGTTATAGCTTTAACACTCGAAGGAATAAACTAAAAGACAAGCTCGTCCTGAGGAAATATGACCCTATTG TAAAACAACATGTCCTGTTCCATGAAAAGAGGAAAATCCGCAGCATCTAG